In Isoptericola jiangsuensis, the following proteins share a genomic window:
- a CDS encoding Ig-like domain repeat protein, which translates to MTSPDTMTGTLVRPDGAGARIVAATTALVLALTVLVAPGARATDEAVATTLHVTQPYPWYATATAFHALDVQVSAQSGEQPSGGRIWLEVDGVRRSLTAESGRVVNNTLLDVGVHPVTVRYDAPPGYAPAEWNGTVEVVDRPAESTLTATAPDEVAYGSRSWVTVSIDVPGHTSDGTFELRDAGTGDLVASSVHDDGDDGGLLRIPTRGRTGHREFVVRFVSHATQAETTVSTEVAKAVEPLQVWSNKLVDGRWSTKSAPWDVAVYVPGWDEAVAGTVSLWDGGRRLRSQHVADMRDRAVVFDLGAGDLAPGRHTVEVRLTGSPLLADSRATLVVEVTRDRVAVTSSVDGDVRWGRPYSLDLQLRDAEFRWEPAPTGTVSVYRGTTRLWSGRLDTHGDAVAKIGGTKIRPGRTTLRVVYSGDTLYRPSTTYRSITVQKARTTVRARIVDRTVEGSQRVKVKVRVSSPSNIPDVGTLHVKVDGRTVKTVRLKKHHQGARTITLPRLSREHHWLKVVLAKSATTKFGTSPTRYFQVR; encoded by the coding sequence TTGACCAGCCCAGACACCATGACCGGCACCCTCGTCCGACCTGACGGCGCAGGAGCCCGGATCGTCGCCGCCACGACCGCCCTCGTGCTCGCCCTGACGGTGCTCGTCGCACCAGGGGCGCGCGCGACCGACGAGGCGGTGGCGACGACGCTCCACGTCACCCAGCCGTACCCCTGGTACGCGACGGCGACCGCGTTCCACGCCCTCGACGTGCAGGTCTCGGCCCAGTCCGGGGAGCAGCCGAGCGGCGGGCGGATCTGGCTCGAGGTGGACGGCGTCCGCCGGAGCCTCACCGCGGAGTCCGGACGGGTCGTCAACAACACCCTGCTCGATGTCGGTGTCCACCCCGTGACGGTGCGTTACGACGCCCCTCCGGGCTACGCGCCGGCCGAGTGGAACGGGACCGTCGAGGTCGTCGACCGGCCGGCGGAGTCGACCCTGACGGCCACCGCGCCGGACGAGGTCGCCTACGGGAGCAGGTCCTGGGTGACGGTGAGCATCGACGTGCCCGGCCACACGTCGGACGGGACGTTCGAGCTCCGCGACGCGGGCACCGGCGACCTGGTCGCGTCCTCCGTCCACGACGACGGCGACGACGGTGGGCTGCTCCGCATCCCGACGAGGGGGCGGACGGGGCACCGGGAGTTCGTCGTCCGGTTCGTCAGCCACGCCACGCAGGCCGAGACGACCGTCTCGACCGAGGTCGCCAAGGCCGTCGAACCGCTGCAGGTGTGGTCGAACAAGCTCGTCGACGGGCGCTGGAGCACCAAGTCCGCCCCCTGGGACGTCGCCGTGTACGTCCCCGGCTGGGACGAGGCCGTGGCCGGCACCGTGTCGCTGTGGGACGGCGGGCGTCGCCTCCGGTCGCAGCACGTGGCCGACATGCGGGACCGCGCGGTCGTCTTCGACCTCGGAGCGGGTGACCTCGCCCCGGGTCGGCACACCGTCGAGGTGCGGCTCACCGGCTCGCCGCTGCTGGCGGACTCCCGCGCGACCCTGGTCGTGGAGGTCACCAGGGACCGGGTCGCCGTGACCTCCTCCGTCGACGGGGACGTGCGCTGGGGGCGGCCCTACTCCCTGGACCTGCAGCTCCGCGACGCCGAGTTCCGGTGGGAGCCCGCGCCCACCGGGACGGTCTCCGTGTACCGCGGCACGACCCGGCTCTGGAGCGGACGGCTCGACACGCACGGCGACGCCGTCGCGAAGATCGGCGGGACGAAGATCCGCCCCGGACGCACGACCCTCCGCGTCGTCTACTCCGGTGACACGCTGTACCGGCCCTCCACCACCTACCGGTCGATCACCGTCCAGAAGGCCCGGACCACGGTGCGCGCCCGCATCGTCGACAGGACGGTCGAGGGGTCGCAACGGGTCAAGGTCAAGGTCCGCGTGTCCTCGCCCTCGAACATCCCGGACGTCGGCACGCTCCACGTGAAGGTCGACGGCAGGACCGTGAAGACGGTGCGGCTCAAGAAGCACCACCAGGGCGCGCGGACCATCACGCTGCCGCGACTGTCTCGTGAGCACCACTGGTTGAAGGTGGTCCTCGCGAAGAGTGCCACGACGAAGTTCGGGACGTCACCCACCCGGTACTTCCAGGTCCGCTAG
- a CDS encoding nitroreductase family deazaflavin-dependent oxidoreductase gives MVRWFLRAVAAVAGLALAAFGALVVVMRTKWEPGLRFVTRLQRRYARKAGLRLAGRPGDVAVVVHHVGRRSGRSYATPVTVEETSAGLLVTLPYGPGTDWARNVLAADRAVLTIDGESVEVTAPRVIGLDEAAPLLSPRERRVARFFGATDFLLLRPADSSA, from the coding sequence ATGGTCCGATGGTTCCTCAGGGCGGTCGCCGCCGTCGCGGGGCTGGCGCTCGCGGCGTTCGGCGCGCTCGTCGTGGTGATGCGCACGAAGTGGGAGCCGGGGCTGCGGTTCGTGACCCGCCTGCAACGGCGGTACGCGCGCAAGGCCGGGCTGCGCCTGGCGGGCCGTCCGGGTGACGTCGCGGTGGTGGTGCACCACGTGGGGCGCCGGTCGGGGCGGTCGTACGCGACGCCGGTGACGGTGGAGGAGACGTCGGCGGGGCTGCTGGTGACGCTCCCGTACGGGCCGGGGACGGACTGGGCGCGGAACGTGCTGGCGGCGGACCGGGCGGTGCTGACGATCGACGGCGAGTCGGTGGAGGTGACCGCACCGCGCGTCATCGGCCTGGACGAGGCCGCGCCGCTGCTGTCCCCGCGGGAGCGGCGGGTGGCGCGGTTCTTCGGCGCGACGGACTTTTTGCTGCTCCGACCTGCTGATTCATCGGCCTGA
- a CDS encoding STAS domain-containing protein: MDDEVTHGGVRIDPDRARWTMWGEVDAAVQTRVAPDLATHLRETADEALTVDLTEVTFLDSGGLRLLYDAASAKPTPPVLVGTPPKVLDLLRLSGVDTLFVLQG; this comes from the coding sequence GTGGACGACGAGGTGACGCACGGCGGGGTCCGCATCGACCCGGACCGGGCACGCTGGACGATGTGGGGCGAGGTCGACGCCGCCGTGCAGACGAGGGTCGCACCCGACCTGGCGACGCACCTGCGCGAGACGGCGGACGAGGCCCTGACGGTGGACCTCACGGAGGTCACGTTCCTCGACTCGGGCGGCCTGCGCCTGCTGTACGACGCGGCCTCCGCGAAGCCGACGCCGCCGGTGCTGGTGGGGACGCCTCCGAAGGTGCTCGACCTGCTGAGGCTCAGCGGTGTGGATACGCTGTTCGTCCTGCAGGGCTGA
- a CDS encoding ATP-binding protein encodes MAPRLATAPAPADFAEVRSWPLLTLEDLAVLRADLVASLPPSPGGRPSLEEIPESVLLVASELATNALQHGEGPVLVRLAARTDEFLLDVQDRTPAVAPRIDQGSTRGGGGFGMQLVVKLADEVGWYTTQDSKHVWARFRVRTKAPAAV; translated from the coding sequence ATGGCTCCACGACTCGCCACCGCGCCTGCGCCTGCGGACTTCGCCGAGGTGCGGTCCTGGCCGTTGCTGACCTTGGAGGACCTGGCGGTGCTGCGCGCCGACCTGGTGGCCTCCCTCCCTCCGTCGCCGGGCGGACGGCCCAGCCTGGAGGAGATCCCGGAGTCGGTGCTGCTGGTCGCGAGCGAGCTCGCGACGAACGCGTTGCAGCACGGTGAGGGTCCGGTGCTGGTGCGGCTCGCCGCACGGACGGACGAGTTCCTGCTGGACGTGCAGGACCGCACGCCCGCCGTGGCTCCCCGCATCGACCAGGGCAGCACCCGGGGCGGCGGCGGGTTCGGCATGCAGCTGGTCGTCAAGCTGGCCGACGAGGTCGGCTGGTACACGACGCAGGACTCGAAGCACGTGTGGGCCCGGTTCCGGGTGCGGACAAAGGCCCCCGCCGCAGTGTGA
- a CDS encoding SpoIIE family protein phosphatase — MAEQAFLAPGEAVDLDNCAREPIHIPGLVQPRGVLLALRTDDTVVTQCSANLADVLGVTVDDALGATLDAVVGADAARTVLDHVAAGGDPRLRNPLEIEIPVHGEPARFEAMLHHAPGDSADRPPVLVVELEPFSGHASLTYTSTYEPVRDALGELDRATSMTELYDVAVRRVRELTGFDRVMLYHFDADYNGEVVAEAKRADLNAFLGLHYPASDIPPQARALYEKNWIRLISDIGYTPVPIVPTDDPVTGQPLDLTYGTLRSVSPIHVEYLQNMGVGASMSISLLRDGRLWGLIACHHYSGAHAPSYAARTAAEFLGSVLSVRLVTQAEDDRASAARRSAGVLASLVAGTRDDDVPLVTALTGEPGLLDLVPADGVFVGAEGRTAHQGTTPDDETCLRLARAVAALGVEVLATDRLAADHPALAEIVPGVAGLLAARVPGGASVLWLRAEVLQTVDWGGDPHNKAIARREGDTVRLSPRKSFDRWREVVRGTSEPWIQEQVDVATSLRSYLGEGLLLRGRRDIRAATVLQRSLLPTSLPQVDGWTVEARYEPSGGGLAGGDWYDALALDDGRVVVSVGDVSGHGLGAAATMGQLRNALRALLLAGGDIVEAVGRVDHLLRTTLPGQAATLVLAAVEPGSADVTYVTAGHPPPVVVGPDGARVADVLGEPPLGVGRRGGRSGTVHVAPGGAVVLFSDGLVERRDESIVDSLDRLRVAAARSVDPATLVAQVRAPSSADDATVVVVRRDPPP, encoded by the coding sequence ATGGCGGAGCAGGCGTTCCTCGCGCCCGGCGAGGCCGTCGACCTGGACAACTGCGCGCGCGAGCCCATCCACATCCCGGGGCTCGTGCAGCCCCGGGGCGTGCTGCTGGCGCTGCGCACCGACGACACCGTCGTCACGCAGTGCTCGGCGAACCTCGCCGACGTGCTGGGCGTCACCGTCGACGACGCGCTCGGCGCCACCCTGGACGCCGTCGTGGGCGCCGACGCCGCCCGCACCGTGCTCGACCACGTCGCCGCCGGCGGCGACCCGCGCCTGCGCAACCCGCTCGAGATCGAGATCCCCGTGCACGGGGAGCCCGCCCGGTTCGAGGCGATGCTCCACCACGCGCCCGGTGACTCCGCCGACCGGCCCCCGGTGCTCGTCGTCGAGCTCGAACCGTTCTCCGGGCACGCGTCCCTCACGTACACCTCCACGTACGAACCGGTCCGCGACGCCCTCGGTGAGCTCGACCGCGCCACCTCCATGACCGAGCTGTACGACGTCGCCGTGCGTCGCGTCCGCGAGCTCACCGGGTTCGACCGCGTGATGCTGTACCACTTCGACGCCGACTACAACGGGGAGGTCGTCGCCGAGGCGAAGCGCGCCGACCTCAACGCGTTCCTCGGCCTGCACTACCCGGCGTCGGACATCCCGCCGCAGGCCCGCGCCCTGTACGAGAAGAACTGGATCCGGCTCATCTCCGACATCGGCTACACGCCGGTGCCGATCGTGCCCACCGACGACCCCGTCACCGGGCAGCCGCTCGACCTCACGTACGGCACGCTGCGCAGCGTGTCCCCCATCCACGTCGAGTACCTGCAGAACATGGGCGTCGGCGCGTCCATGTCGATCTCGCTGCTGCGCGACGGCCGGCTCTGGGGCCTCATCGCGTGCCACCACTACTCCGGCGCGCACGCCCCGTCGTACGCGGCACGCACCGCCGCGGAGTTCCTCGGCTCCGTGCTGTCGGTGCGGCTCGTCACGCAGGCGGAGGACGACCGGGCGTCGGCCGCGCGCCGGTCCGCGGGCGTCCTCGCCAGTCTCGTCGCGGGCACCCGCGACGACGACGTCCCCCTCGTCACCGCGCTCACCGGGGAACCCGGGCTCCTCGACCTGGTGCCCGCCGACGGCGTGTTCGTCGGTGCCGAGGGCCGGACCGCCCACCAGGGCACCACGCCCGACGACGAGACCTGCCTGCGGCTCGCCCGCGCCGTCGCGGCGCTCGGCGTCGAGGTGCTGGCCACGGACCGGCTCGCCGCCGACCATCCCGCGCTCGCCGAGATCGTGCCCGGCGTCGCCGGCCTGCTCGCGGCCCGGGTGCCGGGCGGCGCGTCCGTCCTGTGGCTGCGCGCCGAGGTCCTCCAGACCGTCGACTGGGGCGGCGACCCGCACAACAAGGCCATCGCCCGCCGCGAGGGCGACACGGTGCGCCTGTCCCCCCGCAAGTCGTTCGACCGCTGGCGGGAGGTCGTGCGCGGCACCAGCGAACCCTGGATCCAGGAGCAGGTCGACGTCGCGACGTCCCTGCGCTCCTACCTCGGCGAGGGCCTGCTGCTGCGCGGGCGCCGCGACATCCGCGCCGCGACCGTGCTGCAGCGCAGCCTCCTGCCCACGTCCCTGCCCCAGGTCGACGGCTGGACCGTCGAGGCCCGCTACGAGCCGTCCGGCGGCGGGCTCGCCGGCGGCGACTGGTACGACGCGCTCGCCCTCGACGACGGCCGCGTCGTCGTCAGCGTCGGCGACGTGTCCGGGCACGGGCTCGGCGCCGCCGCCACCATGGGCCAGCTCCGCAACGCGCTGCGCGCCCTGCTCCTCGCGGGCGGCGACATCGTCGAGGCCGTCGGCCGCGTCGACCACCTGCTGCGCACCACCCTGCCCGGGCAGGCCGCGACCCTCGTCCTGGCCGCCGTCGAGCCCGGCTCCGCCGACGTCACCTACGTGACCGCGGGGCACCCGCCGCCCGTCGTGGTGGGCCCCGACGGGGCCCGCGTCGCCGACGTCCTCGGGGAGCCCCCGCTCGGCGTCGGGCGGCGCGGCGGCCGCTCCGGCACGGTGCACGTCGCGCCGGGCGGCGCCGTCGTGCTGTTCAGCGACGGGCTGGTGGAGCGACGGGACGAGTCCATCGTCGACTCCCTCGACCGGCTGCGGGTTGCCGCAGCCCGGTCCGTCGACCCCGCGACGCTCGTCGCGCAGGTCCGCGCGCCGTCGTCGGCGGACGACGCGACCGTCGTCGTCGTCCGGCGCGACCCGCCGCCCTGA
- a CDS encoding VOC family protein, whose protein sequence is MTTSEQVRRVRQVQVTFDCADPVRVARFWCATLGYDPTLPDEDDGAWAVAEDPTGAGPRLYFQRVPEGKVVKNRVHLDVRAGTGLVGDERVAVLEAEGARLVALGATRLHILLADDENESCLVMQDVEGNEFCLD, encoded by the coding sequence GTGACGACGAGCGAACAGGTCAGGCGGGTCCGGCAAGTGCAGGTCACGTTCGACTGCGCGGACCCGGTGCGGGTCGCGCGGTTCTGGTGCGCGACGCTCGGGTACGACCCGACGCTGCCGGACGAGGACGACGGCGCGTGGGCCGTGGCCGAGGACCCGACGGGCGCCGGTCCGCGCCTCTACTTCCAGCGTGTCCCGGAGGGGAAGGTCGTCAAGAACCGCGTGCACCTCGACGTGCGCGCCGGGACCGGCCTCGTGGGGGACGAGCGGGTCGCCGTCCTGGAGGCCGAGGGCGCGCGGCTCGTGGCGCTCGGCGCGACACGGCTGCACATCCTCCTCGCCGACGACGAGAACGAGTCCTGCCTCGTCATGCAGGACGTCGAGGGCAACGAGTTCTGCCTCGACTGA